The following nucleotide sequence is from Paenibacillus andongensis.
TAAGTTTGATTATTTGCAAGCTATATCTGAATATATTTGGAATGGATTCGATGCGGAGGCTACTGTGGTAGATATTAGGCTTTCTAAGAATGTTTTGGGCGGCATAGATCAAATTGTTATTGCTGATAACGGGTATGGCATAAATAGGAAAGAATTAGAACGGAAGTTTACGCCGTTTTTTGAATCAGAGAAGCAAGTTGATCCTGAAAAGCGAGGCAGAACGACTTCTGCCATGCATGGAAAGAATGGCATCGGTCGATTAACCTTCCATCATTTTGCTTCCGATGCAGCTTGGAAAACGACCTATGTGGACGGGCTTCTTAAAAACACGTATACCATTCGTATTCATTCGAAAAATTTGGATACTTATGAGGTGACGAATAACATCCTAACAGATGAAGAAGTGGGGACGACGGTAACTTTTCAAAATATCATAAAAGACTTTGTTTATGAGGATTTGTTGACTTTTTTATGTAAGGAATTTGGGTGGTTCCTGGAGCTTCATTCTGAGAAACATTTCGACGTTAGAATAGATGGCGTATCCTTAGATTACTCGTGTGTGATCGCCGAAAGAGAATGTTTTAAAATCGTTCATGTGCCTACTCAAACGGAGTTTGCCATCAAATATGTTCGTTGGAAAGATAGAATTAATCATGAATATTCCAAACTTTACTTTCTCGATTCGAATTTAGCGGAGAAGCATAAGCAGCCGACAACTTTTAATAATAAAGGTGATTCCTTCTATCACAGTGTCTATATTCAAAGTAAGGGATTTGATCATTTCGATTTTGATAGTGAAGACAACGGTGGACAATTGGAATTATCTTTTGGAGCAAGCCGAAGAAGCGAGGCATTTCAATTTTTACTTGAAGAAATCAACACGTTTATTAAGCAAAAAAGGAAGCCCTATTTAGGATTATTCGCAGATCATGTGATTGAAGACTTTGCGGAATCTAAGGCATTTCCTACTTTTAATGACGAACCTGAAGACACTACCAGAAAAGAAGAGCTGGAATCTGTCATCAGGGAAATGTGTCAACTAGAACCTAGAGTGTTCACCCGATTAAATCCAGAACAGAAAAAATTGGTGGCTCATCTTATTCACTTAGCGATGGGATCGAATGAGCGGCAACGTTTGTTGGAGGCTTTATGAGGCATGAAGTGCGGAACGCAGATCCTTTATTTTGGGGATTATGTGCATAAAATCAAAATAAGAGGAACGAGAAAGCGCTATTTGACCAATTGGAACGATCTGGAGGCAAAAAAACGCGATATAACGCATCCTCGTTCCTCTTCCTCGTGATTTCGGGCATTTTCGCCCAAATAGCGCTTCGTCGTTCCCTCAACATTTTCTAGTTTCTATTGTGTTGCTCCACAGCCTCAATCACTTTCAGCCGAGTATCAAGGTTCACCGGATGTCCATAGGCAAGTTCCAGTGCCCATAGGACTGCGCCAGTTGCGGGCGGGACTTGCAGTAGGATGTAATTGCAGCTGTGATTGGTCAAGTTTGCGATATGTTTTTTGAAGTTTTGGAGCAGCAGAGGACTCTCTGCTTTGACCCAAACAGAGCCTGCCAGAATGATATCGACTTCCTGACCAAAATCTAGATTGTGCATACAGCCAACCGTGGAGAAAGCCAGTTGTTTGGCTGTGTTATCTAATATATTCAGAGCTGCGGAATCCCCGTTATCTGCCGCGGAGAACAGGATTTGCACCAGCTTGGTGGTGGGACTTGTTCGCTTTTGTATGGCGTTCAAGGTGTATTCAATGAACAATTCTTTCCTGGGTATTTGCAGCAGCTTCATGACGGGGTCAGTCATCTCGGTTTCCGGCCCCATACGGTAGAAAAAGTCATAGACAGACCGAAGTGTTTTTCTGGCTAGAAAAAAACCCCCGGCCTCATCCCCGGAAAGCTCACTGCCAACACCGCCTACTTGAAGGCGCTTTCCACTTGGAGAAATGCCGCCCGTAGAAGAGCCTGATCCATTAATGGAGCAAATGCCGAAGCCCTTTTCACTGCCAGCTTTAACACCCAGGAATGAGTCGTTGTCCATGGCATAGTGAGTAAAACCGATACGCTCAATGACTGTACATAAATTTTTCTTCTGGGATGGAATGTCCGCACCGGCTAATCCGAAGGCACCTGCTGCAATATGATCCATGGTTAACTGATTGCGCGTCAGCAGATGCTGAATATTTTCATTCATGATTCTGAATGCGCTCAAGTATGCGTCGGGGAACTGCTCGTGACTGCATGTCCCTGCGTGAATATGGTCTACAAAGTTCCCATGGATATCAAATAGAAAGTAGTCCGTTTTACTATTTCCGCCGTCGACACCGATAATGTAGTTTTTATCGATCATAACTACTACTCTTTTGCGAAAAATTGCGGGAGATAGGACTTGTGGGCTTCCTTCAACTCATTGAAGCAGTTATGCGCGGCATCGTAGTCACCGACCAATGGATTCATCAATAGGGCACGCATGGCGGCATCTTCACTGCCGTTCACTGCGGCAGATACGGTTTCACGTTCGTAGGCTTTGACCATACGCATATAATCGATGATATGTTGATTGTTGAAATCTTTTACTTTGATCGGTGCAGCGCCATCTTTTCCAATAACAGCACAAACTTCAACGGCATCGGAGTCTTCCATGAAATCTAGTGCCCCGTTGTTAAGAAGGTTGACTACATGAACCTCTTGTTTGTCGTTATATATGGCATCGACTAAGCTGATGGCCACTTCCGAATAATTGGCACCGCCGCGAGTAGAAAGCAGTTCTGGTTTTGAATGCAGCTCGGAATCCAAGTAGATGTTTAGCAGTTCTTCCTCAATCTGCATACATTTCTCGCCTCGTGTTAATTCGCTTTCTTTCAGCAATTTAAGCTTCTTCTCTTTGAAGTAATAATATTCCAAATAAGAAGAAGGTATCGCTCCTACCATCTGAACGACCTCTTTACTGAATCCGCTTGAAGGTATATTCTTCATCGCTTCACTGTTAAGCCCCATATCTAGTGCTGTTTTCACATAATCCGTTCCATCTTGCTCAATAGACGTAATCCAGCTTAAATGGTTAAGTCCAACATAGGTGAAGCTAGCATGGTCTAATTGCAAGGTTTCACGAATGCTCTTGAACATGTTGAATGGGACATTGCACAGACCAAGCATTTTCACGTTGGAATGGTTTAGCAGTGCTTCTGTAATTATTCCGGCTGGATTGGAAAAGTTGATGAGCCAAGCATCCGGACACAGTTCTTTCATACGGTCGGCAATATGAAGCATTACGGGAATTGTACGCATGGCTTTGAAAAAACCGCCGATTCCGCAAGTTTCTTGCCCGATTAAATCGTATTTGAGAGGAATGGTCTCGTCGAGTACACGGGCAGGCAGCTTGCCCACACGAATTTGTGACAACACAAAATCCGCATCCTGCAGCGCTTCATCCAAGTTTTCGGTTAAGATCACTCGACATGGAATATTCGCTGACTGTATCATGCGTTCACAGAGTTTTCCTACAATCTCCAGTTTTCTTGCATCAATATCCATAAGCACTAGTTCATCTATTGGTAATACATCTTTACGCTTAATCATTCCTTCAATCAGTTCTGGTGTGTAGGTGCTCCCTGATCCAATAATCGCTATTTTCAATTTATTATTCATCCATGTATTCACCCTTCCTATTCAGCTCAATCTCGCTGCTATTATAGCATCGCTTTCCGAAACGTCGCAATATAAATTGTAATTTTATTTTATATTTTTAGATTGATTTTGAAAATAAATTTCTCGTCTTAATATTCAAAATTGTTTACAATTTTAGAGATTAATCTTGTTTTTTTGAGCAATTATAACGTATGATGAGATTAAAATTTTAGCTCAGAGAAAATAGGGTGAACAAAGAATATATATGTCCATTAACGATAATATTTTGATAAAGATTCGTGAAATGAAAGACAGCCTAACTCCTGTAGAGAAGTTGGTAGCCGAGTACATTTTGGAGAATTTAGAGGAAATCCCGCATCTTTCGATTAAGAATCTTGCCGTGCTGACGAAGACAAGTGACGCATCCGTTCTTCGTTTCTGTAAAACGATGGGGTATAAAGGTTATCGAAACTTTATTGTAAGTATTTCAGCTTCAATTGGATCTATGGATGATGATGAGAAGGACCAGTACACCGATATACAACCAGGGGACGATCTATCCGTCATTATCTCTAATATTTCCCGCAATAATAGTAAATCTATTGAAGACACCCTCAGTGTCATCGATAAAAATGAAATAGCCCGTGCTGTAAAAGTTCTGCGTGAAAGTAACCGTATTGCCTTTTTCGGAATTGGTGCTTCCGGTCTGGTCGGTATCGATGCGGAGCAGAAATTTTCGCGGATCAACAAGATGTGCCATACCTATACGGATGGACACAGCCAGCTTACGGCGGCTACGCTGTTAGACAAAAGTGATGTGGCCATTTTTATTTCGAATTCGGGAAGTACGACGGAAATTCTCGATGCACTAGAAATAGCCAAAAAGAATGGCGCGTGTATTATTGCGATTACCAAATATAATAAAAGCGAGTTAGCAGACAAGGCAACTATCGTCTTGAGCATCTCTACACCAGAGGTCACCATTAGAAGCGGTGCGATGGGATCGCGAATTGCCATGCTGACGGTAATTGATATTCTTTTTGCTGGCGTAGCCAGTGCGGAATACAAGAAAGTGAAGAAATATTTAGCTAAAACGCACGATATTATAGCCAGCAGCAAGCATCGTAAATAAAAGACAAGACAACGCTTTAGCCAGATAAAGCTGTTGTCTTTTTTTTGTTGTCACATAAAATAAAAAATCAAATGTTTATTGTAAAAAGAAATAAAAT
It contains:
- a CDS encoding 6-phospho-beta-glucosidase, which codes for MNNKLKIAIIGSGSTYTPELIEGMIKRKDVLPIDELVLMDIDARKLEIVGKLCERMIQSANIPCRVILTENLDEALQDADFVLSQIRVGKLPARVLDETIPLKYDLIGQETCGIGGFFKAMRTIPVMLHIADRMKELCPDAWLINFSNPAGIITEALLNHSNVKMLGLCNVPFNMFKSIRETLQLDHASFTYVGLNHLSWITSIEQDGTDYVKTALDMGLNSEAMKNIPSSGFSKEVVQMVGAIPSSYLEYYYFKEKKLKLLKESELTRGEKCMQIEEELLNIYLDSELHSKPELLSTRGGANYSEVAISLVDAIYNDKQEVHVVNLLNNGALDFMEDSDAVEVCAVIGKDGAAPIKVKDFNNQHIIDYMRMVKAYERETVSAAVNGSEDAAMRALLMNPLVGDYDAAHNCFNELKEAHKSYLPQFFAKE
- a CDS encoding ATP-binding protein, whose translation is MGKSKIEISSKGIEKTLRKFDYLQAISEYIWNGFDAEATVVDIRLSKNVLGGIDQIVIADNGYGINRKELERKFTPFFESEKQVDPEKRGRTTSAMHGKNGIGRLTFHHFASDAAWKTTYVDGLLKNTYTIRIHSKNLDTYEVTNNILTDEEVGTTVTFQNIIKDFVYEDLLTFLCKEFGWFLELHSEKHFDVRIDGVSLDYSCVIAERECFKIVHVPTQTEFAIKYVRWKDRINHEYSKLYFLDSNLAEKHKQPTTFNNKGDSFYHSVYIQSKGFDHFDFDSEDNGGQLELSFGASRRSEAFQFLLEEINTFIKQKRKPYLGLFADHVIEDFAESKAFPTFNDEPEDTTRKEELESVIREMCQLEPRVFTRLNPEQKKLVAHLIHLAMGSNERQRLLEAL
- a CDS encoding BadF/BadG/BcrA/BcrD ATPase family protein, with the translated sequence MIDKNYIIGVDGGNSKTDYFLFDIHGNFVDHIHAGTCSHEQFPDAYLSAFRIMNENIQHLLTRNQLTMDHIAAGAFGLAGADIPSQKKNLCTVIERIGFTHYAMDNDSFLGVKAGSEKGFGICSINGSGSSTGGISPSGKRLQVGGVGSELSGDEAGGFFLARKTLRSVYDFFYRMGPETEMTDPVMKLLQIPRKELFIEYTLNAIQKRTSPTTKLVQILFSAADNGDSAALNILDNTAKQLAFSTVGCMHNLDFGQEVDIILAGSVWVKAESPLLLQNFKKHIANLTNHSCNYILLQVPPATGAVLWALELAYGHPVNLDTRLKVIEAVEQHNRN
- a CDS encoding MurR/RpiR family transcriptional regulator; this translates as MSINDNILIKIREMKDSLTPVEKLVAEYILENLEEIPHLSIKNLAVLTKTSDASVLRFCKTMGYKGYRNFIVSISASIGSMDDDEKDQYTDIQPGDDLSVIISNISRNNSKSIEDTLSVIDKNEIARAVKVLRESNRIAFFGIGASGLVGIDAEQKFSRINKMCHTYTDGHSQLTAATLLDKSDVAIFISNSGSTTEILDALEIAKKNGACIIAITKYNKSELADKATIVLSISTPEVTIRSGAMGSRIAMLTVIDILFAGVASAEYKKVKKYLAKTHDIIASSKHRK